Proteins from one Leptospira meyeri genomic window:
- a CDS encoding LA_0442/LA_0875 N-terminal domain-containing protein — MKKTLLFSLLILLSFPLFAVNTVILKNGKTLKGKVTDQNERGLTVQTAEGSQTISKSQILKVVYKDVSEQEAEKIRIAEEKKLKEKEEKEKTKLEKERLLAEAKEQKRLEEEAKLAEQTRLAEEKNKETLAEKEARAEAEWLATRKLGPSPAVTQCGGRLAILWRSAILPGWGQLCGGYNVSAGTFSTLFFGTLVYSLGPLRTEEKNAQAHYDTMVLLNQIGGPGTRFNAQNISLPSEFIVGFVETSITEDLIVKSKNNAKEANAKYIAGLGAAGIIYITNLVHAFMIGTDRYPDRPSVSTGGKQIREGLDWDTGWDKPYSVAGIRPQTNSVYAEVRYSILF; from the coding sequence ATGAAAAAAACTCTATTATTCTCTTTACTCATCCTACTTTCTTTCCCACTATTCGCCGTCAATACTGTCATTCTGAAAAATGGGAAGACGCTAAAAGGAAAAGTTACCGACCAAAATGAACGCGGACTCACCGTGCAAACGGCAGAAGGTTCACAAACCATTTCCAAATCCCAAATTTTAAAAGTAGTCTATAAAGATGTCAGCGAACAAGAAGCCGAAAAGATCAGGATTGCAGAAGAAAAGAAATTAAAAGAAAAAGAAGAGAAAGAAAAAACAAAACTCGAAAAAGAACGTTTGCTTGCTGAAGCTAAAGAACAAAAGCGATTAGAAGAAGAAGCGAAACTAGCAGAACAAACAAGACTGGCTGAAGAAAAAAACAAAGAGACCTTGGCTGAAAAAGAAGCAAGGGCCGAAGCCGAATGGCTTGCAACAAGAAAACTCGGTCCCTCCCCAGCAGTTACCCAATGCGGTGGTCGTTTAGCAATACTTTGGCGGTCAGCAATTTTACCGGGTTGGGGACAACTTTGTGGTGGATACAATGTATCTGCAGGGACATTTAGCACGTTATTTTTCGGAACCCTAGTTTATTCCCTCGGACCCCTTCGCACAGAAGAAAAAAACGCACAAGCGCATTATGATACAATGGTACTACTCAATCAAATCGGGGGACCCGGAACAAGGTTTAATGCACAAAACATCAGTTTGCCTTCTGAATTTATCGTAGGATTTGTTGAAACATCAATCACAGAAGACTTGATTGTGAAAAGTAAAAATAATGCCAAAGAAGCAAATGCTAAATACATAGCTGGACTTGGAGCGGCAGGAATCATCTACATCACAAATCTCGTTCATGCATTTATGATCGGAACCGATCGTTATCCAGATCGACCAAGCGTCAGCACAGGGGGCAAACAAATCAGAGAAGGTTTGGATTGGGACACAGGTTGGGATAAACCTTATTCGGTCGCAGGGATTCGTCCACAAACCAATTCTGTCTATGCCGAAGTTCGGTATTCCATTCTATTCTAA